A part of Armatimonadota bacterium genomic DNA contains:
- a CDS encoding peptidylprolyl isomerase, with amino-acid sequence MLAAFTMACALAQTAPETLTLVDVVVQGRGTFTIGLDAGQAPNLVAHVIKLVDDKFYDRIMFHRKVDDFVVQTGDPTSKKVSTAFARKNKGKFGEVPGLGEKGSGKTVKYEINDLTHAKYTVGMALESPMDDSGDSQFFINLKDNFRLNGMYEVFGKVVRGFAVVDKIERGDRILRIRRQR; translated from the coding sequence ATGCTGGCCGCATTTACCATGGCTTGCGCGCTCGCTCAGACCGCGCCCGAAACGCTCACTCTTGTCGACGTCGTCGTGCAGGGCCGCGGCACGTTCACCATCGGACTCGACGCCGGGCAGGCGCCCAACCTCGTGGCTCACGTCATCAAGCTGGTCGACGACAAGTTCTACGACCGCATCATGTTCCATCGCAAGGTCGACGACTTCGTCGTCCAAACGGGCGACCCCACGTCGAAGAAAGTCAGCACAGCGTTCGCGCGGAAGAACAAGGGCAAATTCGGCGAGGTTCCGGGCCTCGGTGAAAAGGGAAGCGGCAAGACGGTCAAGTACGAGATCAACGACTTGACCCATGCCAAGTACACCGTCGGAATGGCCCTCGAATCTCCCATGGACGACAGCGGCGACAGTCAGTTCTTCATCAACCTGAAGGACAATTTCAGGTTGAACGGAATGTACGAGGTCTTCGGCAAAGTCGTACGGGGCTTCGCCGTCGTCGACAAGATCGAACGGGGCGACAGGATCCTTAGGATCCGGCGCCAGCGCTAG